A genomic window from Nocardioides jiangxiensis includes:
- a CDS encoding ion transporter gives MTSPSMTPRHHAQDVFFDAVMPALPPEAQHAAAELRKVGLRDWVMSLASVASLGLIVWFGFWRPESGSVRQAAYLADAAISVLFALRLLARLARYGRTSRFWATGWWELIALVPLVTPWAGTAALPLVVIGLARTTRAIDTGDNVVGDAVTVFLIDHFSAPIVDAIKRPITVAVLDEVIDVIQTGTYAANVRDALDENRIELEQMVHDLLMADPTAGKLKYVPFHDEIVGLVSDTVLRIVEGALEDPRTTELISDVIRNSADQLRDAVRAKA, from the coding sequence GTGACCTCGCCCTCGATGACGCCGCGCCACCACGCCCAGGACGTGTTCTTCGACGCGGTGATGCCGGCGCTGCCACCCGAAGCCCAGCACGCCGCGGCCGAGCTGCGGAAGGTGGGCTTGCGCGACTGGGTGATGTCCCTGGCCTCGGTCGCCTCGCTCGGCCTGATCGTCTGGTTCGGCTTCTGGCGGCCGGAGTCGGGCTCCGTGCGGCAGGCGGCGTACCTCGCCGACGCGGCCATCTCCGTGCTCTTCGCCCTGCGCCTGCTCGCGCGCCTGGCCCGCTACGGCCGCACGTCGCGTTTCTGGGCCACCGGCTGGTGGGAGCTGATCGCACTCGTCCCGCTCGTGACGCCCTGGGCGGGCACGGCCGCGCTGCCCCTCGTCGTCATCGGCCTGGCCCGCACGACGCGCGCCATCGACACCGGTGACAACGTCGTGGGCGACGCCGTCACCGTCTTCCTGATCGACCACTTCTCCGCGCCGATCGTCGATGCGATCAAGCGCCCGATCACGGTCGCGGTGCTCGACGAGGTCATCGACGTCATCCAGACCGGGACGTACGCCGCCAACGTGCGCGACGCGCTCGACGAGAACCGCATCGAGCTCGAGCAGATGGTCCACGACCTGCTCATGGCCGACCCGACCGCGGGCAAGCTGAAGTACGTGCCGTTCCACGACGAGATCGTCGGCCTGGTCTCCGACACGGTGCTGCGCATCGTCGAGGGGGCCCTCGAGGACCCGCGGACGACCGAGCTGATCAGCGACGTCATCCGCAACTCCGCCGACCAGCTCCGCGACGCCGTGCGGGCCAAGGCCTAG